From the genome of Pseudomonas yamanorum, one region includes:
- a CDS encoding DUF3455 domain-containing protein translates to MNAKALFCVTCLFAAAPTAFAQTGLPDSIKVPDGHKVAMETTGVGEITYECRDKANAAGQTEWFFVGPKAVLNDRSGQQVGSYFGPPATWQAKDGSKVTGTQLAVAPSSPGNLPYQLVKANPAEGKGAMSGVAYIQRVALKGGVAPSTECTAANKGQQAVVKYQADYIFWAAN, encoded by the coding sequence ATGAACGCCAAAGCCCTGTTCTGCGTGACCTGCCTGTTTGCCGCTGCACCGACCGCCTTTGCCCAGACCGGTTTACCCGACAGCATCAAAGTGCCGGACGGTCACAAGGTAGCGATGGAAACCACTGGAGTCGGCGAAATCACTTATGAATGCCGGGACAAGGCCAACGCTGCCGGCCAGACCGAATGGTTTTTCGTCGGGCCCAAGGCCGTGCTCAATGACCGCAGTGGCCAGCAGGTCGGCAGCTACTTCGGCCCGCCGGCCACCTGGCAGGCCAAGGACGGCTCGAAAGTCACCGGCACCCAGTTGGCGGTGGCACCGTCCAGCCCCGGCAACCTGCCCTATCAACTGGTCAAGGCCAACCCAGCCGAAGGCAAGGGGGCGATGAGTGGCGTCGCGTACATTCAACGGGTTGCCCTCAAAGGTGGCGTAGCACCAAGCACCGAATGCACCGCGGCCAACAAGGGCCAGCAGGCAGTGGTGAAGTACCAGGCTGACTACATCTTCTGGGCGGCCAATTAA
- a CDS encoding class I SAM-dependent methyltransferase — protein MTGVHTSAQQGFSTQAVTYAQGRPDYPRQLTGWLTDALHINSHSTVIDLGAGTGKFTRLLNTVAPTLIAVEPVEAMGAQLKKLLPNVRLLSGIAEAIPLEAATADALVCAQAFHWFSTEAALAEIHRVLKPDGRLGLIWNVRDESVDWVAAITEIITPYEGDTPRFHTGRWREAFTGEYFSAPEMTCFPYSHVGSPQEVIMDRFLSVSFIAALPEAEKALVTEQLQSLINTHPALRGRETVAFPYQTQAYCSQRLTKKA, from the coding sequence ATGACCGGTGTTCACACGTCTGCTCAACAGGGTTTCTCTACTCAGGCCGTCACCTACGCCCAAGGCCGACCGGACTATCCACGGCAACTCACGGGCTGGCTGACCGACGCCCTGCACATCAATTCCCACTCCACAGTCATCGACTTGGGCGCGGGCACCGGCAAGTTCACCCGTTTGCTCAATACCGTGGCGCCGACGTTGATTGCGGTCGAGCCGGTGGAGGCGATGGGCGCGCAGTTGAAAAAGCTGCTGCCGAACGTGCGCCTGCTGTCGGGCATCGCCGAAGCCATTCCGCTTGAGGCGGCAACCGCCGATGCGCTGGTGTGTGCCCAAGCGTTCCACTGGTTCTCCACGGAAGCGGCCCTGGCGGAAATTCACCGGGTGCTCAAGCCGGACGGCCGCCTGGGGTTGATCTGGAACGTGCGGGACGAGTCGGTTGACTGGGTCGCAGCGATCACCGAAATCATCACGCCTTACGAGGGTGACACCCCGCGCTTTCACACCGGACGTTGGCGCGAGGCGTTTACCGGCGAGTATTTTTCCGCCCCCGAAATGACCTGCTTCCCCTACAGCCACGTGGGCAGCCCTCAGGAAGTGATCATGGATCGCTTCCTCTCCGTGAGCTTTATCGCGGCGTTGCCGGAGGCGGAAAAGGCGCTGGTCACCGAGCAGTTGCAGTCTCTGATCAACACCCACCCGGCCTTGCGTGGCCGTGAGACCGTCGCGTTCCCGTACCAGACCCAGGCCTATTGCAGCCAGCGACTGACGAAAAAAGCATAA
- a CDS encoding sulfite exporter TauE/SafE family protein, whose amino-acid sequence MDVGNFGFSIAGLIVGFIVGMTGVGGGSLMTPILLWFGINPATAVGTDLLYAAITKSGGVLVHSKNRNIDWTITGWLTLGSVPAVLLTLWFLKSLDTDPAALNAVIKQSLGVVLLLTATAILFKNKLLAFAQRHAGDDYKMAPRNLNGLTVVTGAILGTMVALTSIGAGALGTVALFILYPFLATKRLVGTEIAHAVPLTLVAGLGHASMGNMDWTLLGFLLLGSLPGIYVGSHMAGKVPDGILRPCLAFMLVMIGFKLAL is encoded by the coding sequence ATGGATGTAGGTAATTTTGGTTTCTCGATTGCTGGCCTGATTGTTGGATTTATCGTGGGAATGACCGGTGTAGGCGGTGGCTCGTTGATGACGCCGATCTTGCTCTGGTTCGGCATCAACCCGGCCACCGCCGTGGGCACCGATCTGTTGTATGCCGCCATCACCAAGTCGGGTGGGGTGCTGGTTCACAGCAAGAATCGCAACATCGACTGGACCATCACTGGCTGGTTGACCCTGGGCAGCGTGCCTGCAGTGTTGCTGACCTTGTGGTTCCTCAAGAGCCTGGACACTGATCCCGCCGCTTTGAACGCGGTGATCAAGCAGTCCCTGGGCGTGGTGTTGCTGCTGACGGCCACGGCGATCCTGTTCAAGAACAAGCTGTTGGCCTTCGCCCAGCGGCACGCCGGCGACGACTACAAGATGGCGCCGCGCAACCTCAATGGGCTGACCGTCGTCACCGGCGCGATCCTCGGCACCATGGTGGCCCTGACCTCCATCGGCGCCGGCGCCCTGGGCACCGTGGCACTGTTTATCCTGTATCCGTTCCTGGCCACCAAGCGCCTGGTGGGCACGGAAATCGCCCATGCCGTGCCATTGACCCTGGTGGCAGGCCTCGGCCACGCGAGCATGGGCAACATGGACTGGACCCTGCTGGGCTTCCTGTTGCTGGGCTCGCTGCCGGGGATTTATGTCGGCAGCCACATGGCCGGCAAGGTCCCGGACGGGATATTGCGGCCTTGCCTGGCGTTCATGCTGGTGATGATCGGCTTCAAGCTGGCACTTTAA
- a CDS encoding acyl-CoA dehydrogenase family protein, translating into MTEHHVINPLSTGVDYHALAERFRPIFQRIAEGAVEREQTRALPYEPIQWLKQAGFGAVRVPVEYGGGGASLPQLFELLIELAEADSNVPQALRGHFAFAEDRLNAAPGAARDLWFKRFVDGDIVGCAWTEIGSVAIGDVVTKVSPDGDTWKLNGEKFYSTGSLFSDWIDVYAQRSDTGGDVIAATRTRQPGVVQSDDWDGFGQRTTGSGTSRFTDAVVEAENVIDFATRFKYQTAFYQLVLLATLAGIGRAALKDVAHQVRSRKRIYSHGNAAHVSQDSQIQQVVGEVAALVYAAEASALKATVPAQRAYVARFGGDDAVEREANVAAEIESAKAQVVVSELIQRATTELFNALGASDVRQGKALDRHWRNARTVSSHNPVIYKARIVGDWVINGTEPPFVWQIGNGSAR; encoded by the coding sequence ATGACCGAACATCACGTGATCAATCCACTGTCCACTGGCGTCGACTATCACGCCCTGGCCGAACGCTTCCGGCCGATTTTCCAGCGCATCGCCGAAGGTGCCGTAGAACGCGAACAAACCCGCGCCCTGCCCTACGAGCCGATCCAGTGGCTCAAGCAAGCCGGCTTTGGCGCGGTGCGGGTGCCCGTGGAGTACGGCGGTGGTGGCGCCTCCCTGCCCCAGCTATTCGAACTGCTGATCGAGCTCGCCGAAGCCGACTCCAACGTGCCCCAGGCCCTGCGCGGGCACTTTGCGTTTGCCGAAGACCGCCTGAATGCCGCACCCGGTGCGGCGCGGGACCTCTGGTTCAAGCGCTTTGTCGACGGCGACATCGTGGGCTGCGCCTGGACCGAAATCGGCAGCGTGGCCATCGGCGATGTTGTCACTAAAGTCAGCCCCGACGGCGATACATGGAAACTCAACGGTGAGAAGTTCTACAGCACCGGCAGTCTGTTTTCCGATTGGATCGATGTCTACGCCCAACGCAGCGACACCGGCGGCGATGTGATTGCCGCCACTCGCACCCGCCAGCCCGGCGTGGTGCAAAGCGATGACTGGGACGGCTTTGGCCAGCGCACCACCGGCAGCGGCACCTCGCGCTTTACCGACGCGGTGGTGGAGGCAGAAAACGTCATCGACTTTGCCACCCGTTTCAAATACCAGACCGCGTTCTACCAGTTGGTACTGCTCGCCACCCTCGCGGGCATCGGTCGCGCGGCCCTCAAGGATGTGGCGCATCAGGTGCGCAGCCGCAAGCGGATCTACAGCCACGGCAATGCGGCCCATGTGAGCCAGGATTCGCAGATTCAGCAAGTAGTGGGCGAAGTCGCGGCGCTGGTGTATGCCGCCGAAGCCAGCGCACTGAAGGCTACCGTCCCTGCGCAGCGGGCTTATGTGGCAAGGTTCGGTGGGGATGATGCGGTGGAGCGCGAAGCCAACGTCGCCGCTGAAATCGAATCAGCCAAGGCGCAGGTGGTGGTCTCGGAACTGATCCAGCGCGCCACCACCGAACTGTTCAACGCGCTGGGGGCGTCGGATGTGCGCCAGGGCAAAGCCCTCGATCGGCACTGGCGCAATGCACGCACGGTGTCGTCCCACAATCCGGTGATCTACAAGGCGCGGATTGTCGGCGACTGGGTGATCAATGGCACCGAGCCGCCGTTTGTATGGCAGATCGGCAATGGGTCGGCGCGTTAA
- the sfnG gene encoding dimethylsulfone monooxygenase SfnG: MSQQAVKFAYWVPNVSGGLVVSKIEQRTHWGIDYNRKLAQLAEEAGFEYALTQIRFTAGYGAEYQHESVAFSHALLAATTKLKVIAAILPGPWQPALAAKQLATIDQLTNGRVAVNIVSGWFKGEFQAIGEHWLEHDERYRRSEEFIRALKGIWTQDNFTFRGDFYRFDNYSLKPKPLGEPHPEIFQGGSSRAARDMAARVSDWYFTNGNTPEGIKAQVDDIRAKAAANNHSVKVGVNAFVIARDTEEEARAVLAQIIEQADPEAVNAFGDAAKQAGKASPEGEGNWAKSTFEDLVQYNDGFKTNLIGTPQQIAERIVALKAVGVDLVLAGFLHFQEEVEYFGQRVLPLVRELEAKAGIKQVA, encoded by the coding sequence ATGAGTCAGCAAGCCGTTAAATTTGCCTACTGGGTGCCCAACGTCAGCGGGGGCCTGGTGGTCAGCAAGATCGAACAGCGCACCCACTGGGGCATCGACTACAACCGCAAGCTGGCGCAGTTGGCCGAGGAAGCCGGCTTCGAATACGCTCTGACGCAGATTCGCTTCACCGCCGGCTATGGCGCCGAATACCAGCATGAGTCCGTCGCGTTCAGCCACGCGTTGCTGGCGGCCACCACCAAGCTCAAGGTAATTGCGGCGATCTTGCCCGGCCCTTGGCAACCTGCGCTGGCGGCCAAGCAACTGGCAACCATCGACCAACTCACCAACGGCCGCGTCGCCGTGAATATCGTCAGCGGCTGGTTCAAGGGTGAGTTCCAGGCCATCGGCGAACACTGGCTGGAGCACGACGAGCGTTATCGCCGCTCCGAGGAATTTATCCGCGCTTTGAAAGGCATCTGGACCCAGGACAACTTCACCTTCCGCGGCGATTTCTACCGCTTCGACAATTACAGCCTCAAGCCCAAGCCACTGGGCGAACCGCACCCGGAAATCTTCCAGGGCGGCAGTTCACGGGCCGCGCGGGACATGGCCGCTCGGGTGTCGGACTGGTACTTCACCAACGGCAACACGCCGGAAGGCATCAAGGCTCAGGTGGACGACATTCGCGCCAAGGCCGCTGCCAACAACCACTCGGTGAAAGTCGGGGTCAATGCGTTTGTGATTGCCCGCGACACCGAGGAAGAAGCCCGCGCCGTGCTCGCGCAAATCATCGAGCAGGCCGACCCGGAAGCCGTCAACGCATTTGGCGATGCGGCAAAGCAGGCGGGCAAGGCATCGCCGGAAGGCGAGGGCAACTGGGCCAAGTCGACCTTTGAGGATCTGGTGCAATACAACGACGGCTTCAAGACCAACCTGATTGGCACCCCGCAACAGATCGCCGAGCGCATCGTGGCGTTGAAGGCGGTCGGCGTGGACCTGGTGCTGGCTGGCTTCCTGCATTTCCAGGAAGAAGTCGAGTACTTCGGCCAGCGCGTGTTGCCGCTGGTGCGCGAGCTGGAAGCCAAGGCCGGGATCAAGCAAGTCGCCTGA
- a CDS encoding GNAT family N-acetyltransferase/peptidase C39 family protein, with amino-acid sequence MALSFRVATPDDVPALVALEQHCFTTDRLSTRSFQWMVSRAHGQLLVAEKGNDLLGYALVLFHRGTSLARLYSIAIAESSRGLGLGKQLLTRIEACAVEHDCAYLRLEVRTDNPGAIALYERNGYRRFALVNDYYEDHAPALRLEKRILQHQDARALSVPYYQQTTDFTCGAASLLMAMGALEPARVAQRREELQIWREATTVFMTAGHGGCSPQGLALAAWRRGFRVRMQVNVSGPLFLDGVRDQHKKDVMRLVHDAFEEELALSDVEQVLGGPLDLPQVLRDGGQPLVLISSYRLTRSKSPHWVIVTDCDEDFVYLHDPDVDHSQHRQPMDCQHLPVSHGEFERMCRFGNNKLRAAVVVFRRLA; translated from the coding sequence ATGGCTCTTTCCTTTCGCGTTGCAACACCCGATGACGTGCCTGCATTGGTGGCATTGGAACAGCACTGTTTCACCACGGACCGGCTCTCCACCCGCAGCTTCCAGTGGATGGTCAGCCGCGCCCACGGGCAACTGCTGGTGGCGGAAAAAGGCAACGATTTGCTGGGCTACGCCCTGGTGCTGTTCCACCGTGGCACCTCCTTGGCGCGCCTGTATTCCATCGCCATCGCCGAGTCCTCCCGGGGCCTGGGTTTGGGCAAGCAACTGCTGACGCGCATCGAAGCCTGTGCGGTGGAACATGACTGCGCCTACCTGCGCCTGGAAGTGCGCACCGACAACCCCGGCGCCATCGCCCTGTACGAGCGCAACGGCTATCGACGCTTTGCCCTGGTCAACGACTACTACGAAGACCATGCCCCCGCCCTGCGCCTGGAGAAACGCATCCTCCAGCACCAGGACGCGCGAGCCTTGAGCGTGCCCTATTACCAACAGACCACCGACTTCACCTGTGGCGCCGCCAGCCTGCTGATGGCCATGGGCGCCCTGGAACCTGCACGGGTGGCCCAGCGCCGCGAAGAACTGCAGATCTGGCGCGAAGCAACCACCGTGTTCATGACCGCCGGCCACGGCGGTTGCAGCCCCCAGGGCCTGGCACTCGCCGCCTGGCGCCGGGGCTTTCGGGTGCGTATGCAGGTCAATGTCAGTGGGCCGTTGTTTCTCGACGGGGTGCGTGATCAGCATAAAAAAGACGTCATGCGTTTGGTGCACGACGCCTTCGAGGAAGAGTTGGCCTTGAGCGACGTTGAGCAAGTGCTCGGCGGCCCGCTGGATTTACCCCAGGTGCTGCGCGACGGCGGGCAGCCGCTGGTGTTGATCAGCAGCTACCGGCTGACCCGCTCCAAGTCGCCCCATTGGGTGATCGTCACCGACTGCGACGAAGACTTCGTGTACCTGCACGACCCGGACGTGGATCACAGCCAGCATCGCCAACCCATGGACTGCCAGCACCTGCCGGTCAGCCACGGGGAGTTCGAGCGAATGTGCCGGTTCGGCAACAACAAATTGCGGGCGGCGGTGGTGGTGTTCAGGCGACTTGCTTGA
- a CDS encoding RimK family protein — translation MSAVQGHWREVSEQTVAATITSSGYFSSPPKSASQVVIIVERKEDWASYFPSEDIVTAQEYLEQTRENETGKRVQVINLCRSYKYLGHGYYCSLLAEARGHKVIPSVRTISELTKKSLYGLALDDLDKTLDKALSHHLYSNTEGFTLTLYFGRTNIEPLQDLARQLFEAFPCPILLVEFRKNNGWHIEGIKSGVLHKLRDDQEDQFANALDNFSRKIWRQPRSRRLARYDLAILHDPQEQLPPSNARALDNFVRVGKGLGIDVELIERKDYARLAEYDALLIRETTSVDNHTYRFAKKAESEGLVVMDDPASILRCTNKVYLTDLLKSHQLGMPATEILYKERPEDFERVGERLGFPLVLKIPDGCFSRGVIKVESQQALLTATAELFEHSVLLLAQEFFYTEYDWRIGVLNRKPIFACQYFMSKGHWQIYNHKAIGQDINGECRTLAVHEAPKAVVELAVKTANLIGDGLYGVDLKQSGDKVVVIEVNDNPNMDAGIEDAYLQDDLYSLVLEEFVRRLELKRQGQVW, via the coding sequence ATGTCAGCGGTACAAGGTCATTGGCGTGAAGTATCCGAGCAAACAGTGGCGGCGACAATAACTTCCAGCGGTTATTTTTCCAGCCCTCCCAAGAGTGCAAGTCAAGTCGTGATTATTGTCGAGCGCAAGGAAGACTGGGCGTCGTACTTCCCCAGCGAAGACATCGTCACCGCCCAGGAATACCTTGAGCAAACCCGGGAAAACGAGACGGGCAAGCGTGTGCAGGTGATCAACCTGTGCCGCAGCTACAAGTACCTGGGGCACGGCTACTACTGCTCGCTGTTGGCCGAGGCGCGGGGCCACAAGGTAATTCCGTCGGTGCGCACCATCAGCGAACTGACGAAAAAGTCTCTGTACGGCCTGGCCCTGGATGACCTGGATAAAACCCTCGACAAAGCCTTGAGTCATCATCTCTACAGCAACACCGAAGGCTTTACCCTGACACTTTATTTTGGTCGAACCAATATTGAACCCTTGCAGGATTTGGCTCGTCAGTTGTTTGAAGCCTTCCCTTGTCCAATCCTGTTAGTTGAGTTTCGCAAGAATAACGGCTGGCACATCGAAGGCATCAAGTCTGGCGTATTGCACAAGTTGCGCGATGACCAGGAAGATCAATTTGCCAATGCGCTGGATAACTTCAGCCGCAAGATCTGGCGTCAACCACGCTCCCGACGGTTGGCCCGCTACGACCTGGCGATCCTGCACGATCCCCAGGAACAATTGCCGCCATCCAACGCCCGTGCCTTGGACAATTTCGTCCGGGTGGGCAAGGGCCTGGGCATCGATGTGGAGCTGATCGAACGCAAGGACTACGCCCGCCTGGCCGAATACGACGCCTTGCTGATCCGCGAGACCACCAGCGTCGATAACCACACCTACCGCTTCGCCAAAAAAGCCGAGAGCGAAGGTCTGGTGGTGATGGACGACCCGGCGTCGATCCTTCGCTGTACCAACAAGGTCTACCTCACCGACCTGCTGAAAAGCCATCAACTGGGCATGCCCGCCACCGAAATTCTCTACAAGGAGCGACCCGAAGATTTTGAACGGGTGGGGGAGCGCCTTGGCTTCCCGCTGGTGCTGAAGATTCCCGACGGGTGTTTCTCCCGCGGCGTGATCAAGGTCGAAAGCCAGCAAGCGCTGCTGACGGCCACCGCCGAATTGTTCGAGCATTCTGTGTTGCTGCTGGCCCAGGAATTTTTCTACACCGAGTACGACTGGCGCATCGGCGTCCTCAACCGCAAACCGATCTTTGCCTGCCAGTACTTCATGTCCAAGGGGCATTGGCAGATCTATAACCACAAGGCCATCGGCCAGGACATCAACGGCGAGTGCCGCACCCTGGCGGTCCACGAAGCGCCCAAGGCGGTAGTGGAACTGGCGGTAAAAACCGCCAACCTGATCGGCGACGGCCTGTACGGCGTGGACCTCAAGCAATCCGGCGACAAGGTGGTGGTGATCGAGGTCAACGACAACCCCAACATGGACGCCGGTATCGAAGATGCCTACCTGCAAGACGACTTGTATTCCCTGGTACTGGAGGAGTTCGTACGACGCCTGGAGTTGAAGCGTCAAGGCCAGGTGTGGTGA
- a CDS encoding magnesium transporter CorA family protein, with translation MIQRFELADGKLYNSLGDGGDVLLFSNPDPHERKYLRDCYKLDEHALASALDPDEVSRIEFHPDNLFLIWKRPENYSGGGNLVFEVASCGLLFSGDQLLVIATDDSQLSGLGARRPLRTPLDVLLDLLLNNIHHYLGHLKVIKMVARELQQQFNASMSNRHLMQMFNLSESLIYYINALHSNGAVLTRLRNHGEKEHFSAETLGLIDDLIIENNQCYKQAEIYSNVFSGLIDARGNLMNNSMNNLLRKLTLINVVFLPLNLIASVGGMSEFSMMTAGTPWWISYPLFMTAMGLGAGLMVLGLKRIAGSGDKAV, from the coding sequence ATGATCCAGCGCTTTGAATTAGCCGATGGCAAGTTGTATAACAGCCTGGGGGACGGCGGGGATGTCTTGCTGTTCAGCAATCCTGACCCCCACGAGCGCAAGTACCTGCGCGACTGCTACAAGCTCGATGAACACGCCCTGGCCTCGGCGCTGGACCCGGACGAAGTGTCGCGCATCGAGTTCCACCCCGATAACCTGTTCCTGATCTGGAAGCGCCCGGAGAACTATTCCGGCGGCGGCAACCTGGTGTTTGAAGTGGCGTCCTGCGGCTTGCTGTTTTCCGGGGACCAGTTGCTGGTGATCGCCACCGACGACAGCCAGCTTTCCGGGCTGGGCGCCCGCCGGCCATTACGCACGCCATTGGATGTGTTGCTGGACTTGCTGCTCAACAACATCCACCACTACCTGGGCCACCTGAAGGTGATCAAGATGGTCGCCCGGGAGTTGCAGCAGCAGTTCAATGCATCGATGAGCAATCGCCACCTGATGCAGATGTTCAACCTCAGCGAAAGCCTGATCTATTACATCAACGCCCTGCACAGCAACGGCGCGGTGCTGACGCGCCTGCGCAACCATGGGGAAAAGGAGCATTTCAGTGCTGAGACCCTGGGCCTGATCGATGACCTGATCATCGAGAACAACCAGTGCTACAAGCAGGCGGAGATTTACTCCAACGTGTTCTCCGGGCTGATCGATGCCCGGGGCAACCTGATGAACAACAGCATGAACAACCTGCTGCGCAAGCTGACGCTGATCAACGTGGTGTTCCTGCCGTTGAACCTGATCGCCAGCGTAGGCGGGATGTCGGAGTTCAGCATGATGACGGCGGGCACGCCGTGGTGGATTTCGTACCCATTGTTCATGACGGCGATGGGGCTGGGAGCGGGGTTGATGGTGTTGGGGTTGAAGCGGATTGCGGGGAGTGGCGACAAGGCAGTTTGA
- the map gene encoding type I methionyl aminopeptidase: MIKTAEQLAVMRESGCLLAQVFTMLDGFVAAGQSTLEIDSAVEAFIRNDLQSRPASLGQYDYPFCINTSINEVVCHGMPSAKDVLKDGDIVNIDITLEKGGYIADSSKMYMIGNVAPKARRLVEMTFEAMWAGIRQVKPGARLGDIGYAIQSHAQSNGYSVVREYCGHGIGREMHEEPQILHFGRPGTGLELREGMVFTIEPMLNQGSAKVRSLKDGWTVVTRDNSLSAQWEHTVAVTRDGFEVLTLQPDV; encoded by the coding sequence ATGATCAAGACGGCGGAACAACTCGCGGTGATGCGCGAATCCGGCTGTCTGTTGGCCCAGGTGTTTACCATGCTTGACGGCTTTGTCGCCGCCGGCCAGTCGACCCTGGAGATCGACAGCGCCGTCGAAGCCTTCATCCGCAACGACCTGCAATCACGGCCTGCGAGCCTGGGGCAGTACGACTACCCCTTCTGCATCAACACCTCGATCAACGAGGTGGTGTGCCATGGCATGCCGAGCGCCAAGGACGTGCTCAAGGACGGCGACATCGTCAACATCGACATCACTCTGGAAAAAGGCGGCTATATCGCCGACTCCAGCAAAATGTACATGATCGGCAACGTCGCGCCCAAGGCCCGGCGCCTGGTGGAAATGACCTTTGAAGCCATGTGGGCCGGCATCCGCCAGGTCAAGCCCGGCGCGCGCCTGGGGGATATCGGCTACGCCATCCAGAGCCATGCCCAGAGCAACGGCTACAGCGTGGTGCGTGAGTATTGCGGACATGGCATTGGCCGCGAGATGCACGAAGAGCCGCAGATCCTGCACTTCGGCCGCCCCGGTACCGGCCTGGAACTGCGTGAAGGCATGGTGTTTACCATTGAGCCGATGCTCAACCAGGGCAGCGCCAAGGTGCGCAGCTTGAAGGATGGCTGGACGGTGGTGACGCGGGATAACAGCTTGTCGGCGCAGTGGGAACATACCGTGGCGGTGACGCGGGATGGGTTTGAGGTGTTGACGTTACAGCCGGACGTCTGA
- a CDS encoding ParD-like family protein — translation MGIVKITDQLHEQLRLASATMDRSINAQAEFWIKIGLLAELNPHLAYNDLINKLLLDKPDLIRGRAQ, via the coding sequence ATGGGCATCGTCAAGATCACCGACCAATTGCACGAACAACTCCGTCTGGCCAGCGCCACCATGGACCGTTCCATCAACGCCCAGGCCGAGTTCTGGATCAAGATCGGCCTGCTGGCCGAGCTCAATCCACACCTGGCCTATAACGACCTGATCAACAAGCTGTTGCTGGACAAACCCGACCTGATCCGGGGGCGCGCGCAATGA
- the ilvA gene encoding threonine ammonia-lyase, biosynthetic, with translation MSTRPASQPQDSGLLEHYVKKILAAPVYDLAVRTPLQVAPALSALLGNQILLKREDLQPTFSFKIRGAYNKLVQLSAAQKARGVITASAGNHAQGVALAARELGIKATIVMPCSTPELKVLGVRSRGGEAVLQGESFPFALAHALQLAEATGSTFVSPFDDPDVIAGQGTVGMEVLRQQQGPLDAIFVPVGGGGLIAGIAAYVKYLRPEVRIIGVEPEGSSCLLAALRAGSRVVLPSVDSFADGTAVAQIGAYGFEICRHHVDEVITVSNDELCSAIKLIYDDTRSITEPSGALAVAGIRKHVAKTGIQGQTWVAINSGANINFDSLRHVAERVAAQAG, from the coding sequence ATGAGTACTCGCCCGGCGAGCCAGCCCCAAGATTCGGGATTGCTTGAGCACTACGTGAAGAAGATCCTGGCCGCCCCGGTCTACGACCTGGCGGTGCGCACGCCGTTGCAGGTGGCGCCGGCGCTGTCGGCCTTGCTGGGCAATCAGATCCTGCTCAAGCGCGAGGACCTGCAACCGACCTTTTCCTTCAAGATCCGTGGTGCCTACAACAAGTTGGTGCAGCTCAGTGCCGCGCAAAAGGCCCGGGGCGTGATCACCGCGTCGGCGGGCAATCATGCCCAGGGCGTGGCATTGGCGGCGCGGGAATTGGGGATCAAGGCGACGATCGTCATGCCCTGCAGCACCCCTGAACTGAAGGTGTTGGGGGTGCGCTCCCGAGGCGGCGAGGCGGTGTTGCAAGGGGAGAGCTTTCCGTTTGCCCTGGCCCATGCGTTGCAACTGGCCGAGGCTACGGGCAGCACCTTTGTCTCGCCGTTCGACGACCCGGACGTGATCGCAGGGCAGGGCACAGTGGGGATGGAAGTACTGCGTCAGCAGCAGGGCCCGCTGGACGCGATCTTCGTCCCGGTGGGCGGCGGCGGGTTGATCGCCGGTATCGCGGCCTACGTGAAATACCTGCGCCCCGAAGTGCGCATCATCGGCGTCGAGCCCGAAGGCTCCAGTTGCCTGCTGGCAGCCTTGCGTGCGGGGAGTCGGGTGGTGCTGCCGAGTGTCGACAGCTTTGCCGATGGGACCGCAGTGGCCCAGATCGGCGCCTACGGCTTTGAAATCTGTCGGCACCACGTAGATGAGGTGATCACCGTCAGCAATGACGAGCTGTGCAGTGCCATCAAGCTGATCTACGACGATACGCGATCGATTACTGAGCCTTCAGGTGCCCTGGCGGTGGCCGGTATCCGCAAGCATGTGGCGAAGACCGGCATCCAGGGCCAAACATGGGTGGCGATCAACTCTGGGGCCAATATCAACTTCGATAGTTTGCGGCATGTTGCTGAACGAGTGGCCGCCCAGGCAGGTTAA
- a CDS encoding DUF1652 domain-containing protein — MLSDLELRGIIEGSFLPKRCEVTKAPDASLTVKVYHEIDHDRVDLVVTGICANKLDSSRAICNLITELREDLKNTHTHAPALKRAGARPFY, encoded by the coding sequence ATGCTTTCGGATCTGGAACTACGCGGCATTATTGAAGGAAGTTTTCTGCCTAAGCGCTGTGAAGTCACCAAGGCGCCAGACGCCTCGCTGACGGTGAAGGTTTATCACGAGATCGACCATGACCGGGTCGACTTGGTGGTCACCGGCATTTGCGCGAACAAGCTCGACAGCAGTCGGGCGATCTGCAACTTGATTACCGAGTTGCGTGAAGACCTCAAGAACACCCACACCCATGCCCCGGCCCTCAAACGAGCCGGTGCGCGTCCTTTCTATTAA